From the genome of Dickeya aquatica, one region includes:
- a CDS encoding AEC family transporter, with amino-acid sequence MPTFIVSLWHQIFLSLPLFVLIALGYGLIRFGRWPSTVTDALSKFVFSVALPAMLFRMMCDFSKRPAVDARLLIAFFGSCFIVFVLGRVVASRVFRLDGVSGSVFSLGGIFSNNVMLGLPIATLMLGPQAIPSVALVLVFNGLILWTLVTVSVEWARNGSLSMQGFGKTAIGVLKNPLIIGILSGTFYSLTGLPLPDVVDKPIGMLGQIAVPLSLIALGMGLAEYRIRDGWQISVAICLMKLVVQPLVVWGLALALGLPEMETRVVVLLGSMAVGVNIYLMSRQFNVLGGPIAASLLLSTALAAITTPLLLTLMGVRV; translated from the coding sequence ATGCCCACGTTTATTGTTTCGCTTTGGCACCAGATTTTTCTCTCCCTGCCGCTGTTTGTGCTGATTGCGCTGGGGTATGGCCTGATCCGTTTTGGTCGCTGGCCCTCCACGGTGACGGATGCGCTGAGTAAATTTGTGTTTTCGGTGGCGCTGCCTGCGATGTTGTTTCGCATGATGTGCGATTTCTCCAAACGACCGGCGGTAGATGCCCGGTTGCTGATAGCCTTCTTCGGCAGCTGTTTTATTGTGTTTGTGCTGGGGCGCGTGGTGGCGAGCCGGGTATTCCGGCTGGATGGTGTTTCCGGCTCCGTGTTTTCACTGGGGGGCATTTTCTCCAACAACGTGATGCTGGGTTTGCCGATTGCCACGTTAATGCTTGGCCCACAGGCGATCCCTTCCGTGGCGCTGGTACTGGTGTTCAACGGTTTGATCCTCTGGACGTTGGTCACGGTGTCGGTGGAGTGGGCGCGCAACGGCTCACTGTCGATGCAGGGGTTTGGGAAAACCGCTATCGGCGTGCTGAAAAACCCGCTGATTATCGGCATTTTGTCCGGTACGTTTTACAGTCTTACCGGCCTGCCGCTGCCGGATGTGGTGGACAAGCCAATAGGCATGTTGGGGCAAATCGCCGTTCCGTTGTCGCTTATAGCGCTGGGGATGGGGCTGGCGGAGTACCGTATCCGTGATGGCTGGCAAATCAGCGTGGCGATTTGTCTGATGAAACTGGTGGTACAGCCGCTGGTGGTATGGGGCCTGGCGCTGGCACTCGGCCTGCCGGAGATGGAAACCCGTGTGGTGGTGTTGCTGGGGTCGATGGCGGTGGGGGTGAATATCTACCTGATGTCGCGCCAGTTTAACGTGCTGGGTGGGCCGATTGCCGCCAGCCTGCTTCTCTCAACGGCACTGGCGGCTATCACGACGCCGCTGCTGTTAACGCTGATGGGCGTGCGGGTGTAA
- a CDS encoding tail fiber assembly protein translates to MKNMKSVYSPSQNVIYPAQLYADYQRAGTWPADGIDISDDDAVRFNPVNQPAGKVLGYVAGALAWVNEPAPSPVQLIKEAELRRQQLLATANTLTADWRTELALGIIDDEDKAKLVEWMKYIKAVKAVDTTTAPSVSWPETPNM, encoded by the coding sequence ATGAAAAATATGAAAAGCGTTTATTCACCCTCGCAGAATGTGATTTATCCCGCACAGCTTTACGCCGACTATCAACGTGCTGGCACATGGCCTGCTGATGGAATAGACATCAGCGATGATGATGCCGTGCGGTTCAACCCGGTTAATCAACCAGCAGGCAAGGTGCTGGGGTATGTGGCGGGGGCGCTAGCCTGGGTTAATGAGCCTGCACCATCACCTGTGCAACTGATCAAAGAAGCCGAGCTAAGACGCCAGCAGCTTCTTGCAACGGCCAATACCCTGACGGCCGACTGGCGAACAGAGCTTGCACTGGGGATTATTGATGATGAGGATAAAGCGAAACTGGTTGAATGGATGAAATACATTAAAGCCGTGAAAGCCGTAGACACCACGACTGCGCCGAGTGTTAGCTGGCCCGAGACACCGAATATGTAG
- the cpxA gene encoding envelope stress sensor histidine kinase CpxA, whose amino-acid sequence MINSLTARIFAIFWLTLALVLMLVLMLPKLDSRQLTPLLESEQRQGLMLEQHIEAELASDPANDLLWWRRLFRITEKWAPPGQRLLLVTSEGRVIGAQRNEMQMVRNFIGQSDSADFPQKKKYGRLELLGPFAVRDGEDSYLMYMLRPASNSQSDFINLLFDRPLLLLIVTMLTSSPLLLWLAWSLAKPARKLKMAADEVSRGNLQQHPELESGPQEFRATGASFNQMVSALERMVTAQQRLLSDISHELRTPLTRLQLATALLRRRQGEGNELNRIETETLRLDGMINDLLELSRNQHRHDLSREALQADSLWNDVLDDARFEAEQMGKTLEVLSPPGPWPLFGNPTALDSALENIVRNALRYSYSHIAVSFAVDNQGVTIVVGDDGPGVKPEDREQIFRPFYRTDEARDRESGGTGLGLAIVETAISQHQGWIKADNSPLGGLQLTVWLPLYLR is encoded by the coding sequence ATGATTAATAGCCTAACCGCCCGAATCTTCGCTATTTTCTGGCTGACATTGGCACTGGTACTGATGCTGGTGCTGATGTTGCCGAAGCTGGACTCGCGGCAACTCACCCCGTTGCTGGAAAGCGAACAGCGGCAGGGTTTAATGCTCGAACAGCATATTGAAGCAGAACTGGCGAGCGATCCGGCAAATGACCTGCTGTGGTGGCGGCGGCTCTTTCGTATTACTGAAAAATGGGCCCCGCCCGGTCAGCGCCTGCTGCTGGTGACAAGTGAGGGGCGTGTTATTGGCGCACAGCGCAACGAAATGCAGATGGTGCGCAACTTTATCGGCCAGTCTGACAGCGCCGATTTTCCGCAGAAGAAAAAATATGGCCGCCTCGAACTACTGGGGCCATTTGCGGTGCGCGATGGTGAAGACAGCTACCTGATGTACATGCTGCGCCCCGCCAGCAACTCGCAATCAGATTTTATTAACCTGTTGTTTGACCGTCCGTTACTGTTGCTGATTGTCACCATGCTCACCAGCTCACCGTTGCTATTGTGGCTGGCCTGGAGCCTGGCGAAACCCGCCCGTAAGCTCAAAATGGCGGCGGACGAAGTGTCACGTGGTAACTTGCAACAGCACCCGGAGCTGGAATCCGGCCCGCAGGAATTCCGGGCCACCGGTGCCAGTTTTAACCAGATGGTCAGTGCCCTTGAGCGCATGGTAACGGCACAACAGCGCCTGTTATCCGATATTTCCCATGAACTACGCACCCCATTAACCCGGTTGCAACTGGCTACGGCGCTGCTGCGCCGTCGGCAGGGAGAGGGAAACGAGCTCAATCGCATTGAAACCGAGACGCTGCGCCTTGATGGCATGATTAACGACTTGCTTGAACTGTCGCGTAATCAGCACCGCCACGATTTGTCGCGCGAAGCGTTGCAAGCCGATTCGCTCTGGAACGATGTGCTGGATGATGCCCGTTTTGAAGCCGAACAAATGGGCAAAACTCTGGAAGTGCTCTCCCCGCCGGGCCCGTGGCCGCTGTTTGGCAACCCCACCGCGCTCGACAGTGCGCTGGAAAACATCGTGCGTAACGCGCTGCGCTACTCATACAGCCACATTGCCGTCTCGTTCGCCGTCGATAATCAAGGCGTGACCATTGTGGTGGGGGACGATGGGCCGGGTGTGAAACCCGAAGATCGTGAGCAAATCTTCCGCCCCTTCTACCGTACCGATGAAGCCCGTGACCGCGAATCCGGCGGCACAGGTCTCGGGCTGGCGATTGTCGAAACGGCGATTTCCCAGCATCAGGGCTGGATTAAAGCCGATAACAGCCCGCTCGGCGGTTTGCAGCTCACCGTGTGGCTGCCGTTGTACCTGCGTTAA
- a CDS encoding phage tail protein translates to MSAKYTTLLTQVGENKLAKAIAQGRQLAITQMGVGDGGGVLPAPTLNQTMLINEKRRAPLNTLSIDPTNPRQIIAEQVIPENEGGFWLREIGLYDADGDLIAVANCPETYKPQLQEGSGRVQTVRVTLAVSQTSAVSLSIDATVVFATRSYVDNALANHEKSRKHPNATLTAAGLAQLSNAIDSDSETLAATPKAVKAANDNANGRVPSLRQVNGKALSADIILNAADVGAISINEMAGIPLPWPQANAPAGWLKCNGQAFDKALYPKLAQIYPSGSLPDLRGEFIRGWDDGRGVDAGRTIGSWQESTKISGYVGNDGHGSLASGVVEQDIAEIHATYTRYAVTTSAAFLGSNLYRVKPRNVAFNYIVRAA, encoded by the coding sequence ATGAGCGCAAAATATACAACGCTGCTGACGCAGGTAGGGGAAAATAAACTGGCGAAGGCCATCGCTCAGGGCAGGCAACTGGCGATTACCCAGATGGGGGTGGGAGACGGTGGTGGCGTGTTGCCCGCCCCGACTCTTAACCAAACCATGCTGATTAATGAAAAACGGCGCGCGCCGCTCAATACACTGAGTATTGACCCAACCAACCCCAGGCAGATTATTGCCGAGCAGGTGATCCCGGAAAATGAAGGGGGTTTTTGGCTGCGGGAGATAGGCTTATACGATGCGGATGGGGATTTAATCGCCGTCGCCAACTGCCCGGAAACCTACAAGCCGCAGTTACAGGAAGGCTCGGGCCGCGTACAGACGGTACGAGTCACGCTGGCGGTCAGTCAAACAAGTGCCGTGTCGCTGTCAATTGATGCGACCGTGGTATTTGCTACCCGTAGCTATGTCGATAATGCGCTGGCAAATCATGAAAAGAGTCGCAAACACCCGAATGCCACGCTGACGGCGGCGGGTTTGGCACAATTGAGTAACGCCATTGATAGTGATAGCGAAACGCTGGCCGCCACCCCGAAAGCGGTAAAAGCGGCAAACGACAATGCAAACGGGCGCGTTCCTTCGCTGCGCCAGGTCAATGGCAAAGCCTTGTCTGCCGATATCATCTTAAATGCAGCAGATGTGGGGGCGATATCCATCAATGAAATGGCGGGCATTCCGCTGCCGTGGCCGCAGGCAAACGCCCCCGCTGGCTGGCTGAAATGTAACGGCCAGGCGTTTGACAAAGCGCTCTACCCTAAACTGGCGCAAATTTACCCTTCAGGCTCATTGCCGGATTTGCGCGGCGAATTTATTCGCGGCTGGGATGATGGGCGTGGGGTGGATGCGGGTAGAACCATAGGTAGTTGGCAGGAATCAACAAAAATATCGGGATACGTCGGAAATGACGGGCATGGATCTCTGGCAAGCGGTGTAGTGGAACAAGATATTGCAGAAATTCATGCGACATACACACGATATGCGGTGACAACATCTGCTGCATTTCTTGGTTCTAATTTATATAGAGTTAAGCCACGCAACGTCGCTTTTAACTACATCGTGAGGGCTGCGTGA
- a CDS encoding DUF2756 domain-containing protein, with protein sequence MRQFPLVLLLALPMLATAASQPISPQQQQYENGISSQQRLLQQMQQNQQLQQQQLNQEIQQRSREQQRQLQQQLEQNRQRIQQSAPGTPPRY encoded by the coding sequence ATGAGACAGTTTCCACTGGTATTACTGCTGGCGTTGCCAATGCTCGCCACCGCTGCCAGTCAGCCCATTTCGCCTCAGCAGCAACAGTATGAAAACGGCATCAGCAGCCAGCAGCGGTTGTTACAACAGATGCAGCAAAACCAGCAGCTCCAGCAGCAGCAGCTCAATCAGGAAATCCAGCAGCGCAGCCGCGAGCAGCAGCGACAGCTGCAACAACAGCTGGAGCAAAACCGGCAGCGCATTCAGCAATCCGCGCCCGGCACGCCCCCGCGGTATTGA
- a CDS encoding tRNA (cytidine(34)-2'-O)-methyltransferase, whose protein sequence is MFHIALYEPQIAPNTGNIIRLAANNGCSLHLIEPLGFDFEEKKLRRAGLDYHDLANVQRHADYAAFLAAVPGCRIFACTTKGSRPYDEPDYQPGDVLLFGSETAGLPDAIRNDFAPEFRIRIPMEPDCRSLNLSNSVAIISYEAWRQNGFGGRC, encoded by the coding sequence ATGTTTCACATTGCACTCTATGAGCCGCAAATCGCGCCCAACACCGGCAATATTATCCGTCTGGCGGCCAACAATGGCTGCTCTTTGCACTTGATTGAGCCGCTCGGGTTTGATTTTGAAGAAAAAAAATTGCGCCGGGCCGGGCTGGATTATCACGATCTGGCAAACGTGCAGCGCCATGCCGATTACGCTGCATTCCTGGCGGCCGTGCCCGGATGCCGGATTTTCGCCTGCACCACCAAAGGCAGCCGTCCTTATGATGAACCGGACTACCAGCCGGGCGATGTGCTGCTGTTTGGCTCGGAAACCGCCGGGCTGCCGGATGCGATTCGCAACGATTTTGCACCAGAGTTTCGCATTCGTATTCCGATGGAGCCTGACTGCCGTAGCCTGAATCTCTCCAATTCGGTGGCGATTATCAGCTACGAAGCCTGGCGACAAAATGGGTTTGGTGGCCGATGCTGA
- a CDS encoding DUF3142 domain-containing protein, whose translation MGKAAQILLVACRLGHRYLAPGYRITRDVALLASLLCLSLSAESSTVNAGRYQAFWLWAAVRPQPVLNQATTLYLHQGEVARRHGKALFLRQGIPVSTLAVKHLWLTFRIADLHLSETEQRRMLRLWQRWVAAGNHVDGIQLDFDAKSHNLAQYATFLQTLRQQLPPDCRLSVTGLLDWAKTGDIRQLNRLNGVVDELVVQTYQGRNTVENYADYLPALMKLSVPFRLGLVQHGKWDEQWQRRLAASPFYRGEVVFLLNPPPRDISPFWFLTIGDTAHPRLSLPAR comes from the coding sequence ATGGGCAAGGCAGCTCAAATATTATTGGTAGCCTGTCGTCTGGGACACCGCTACCTGGCCCCCGGTTACCGAATAACGCGTGATGTTGCGCTACTGGCAAGCTTACTGTGCCTGAGCCTGTCTGCTGAAAGCAGCACGGTGAACGCCGGGCGCTATCAGGCATTTTGGCTGTGGGCTGCCGTGCGGCCCCAGCCGGTACTGAACCAGGCAACAACGCTCTACCTGCATCAGGGCGAAGTGGCCCGCCGTCACGGTAAAGCACTGTTTTTGCGTCAGGGCATTCCGGTCAGCACACTGGCCGTCAAGCACCTCTGGTTGACATTTCGCATTGCCGACCTGCACCTGAGCGAGACGGAACAGCGACGGATGCTGCGGCTGTGGCAGCGTTGGGTGGCGGCCGGGAATCACGTTGACGGCATCCAGCTTGATTTCGATGCCAAAAGCCACAATCTGGCGCAATACGCCACGTTTTTACAGACCTTACGCCAGCAGCTTCCCCCTGACTGTCGCCTGAGCGTCACCGGCCTGCTCGATTGGGCAAAAACCGGTGATATCCGCCAGCTTAATCGCCTGAATGGTGTAGTGGATGAGTTGGTGGTGCAAACCTATCAGGGCCGCAATACGGTGGAGAACTACGCCGACTACCTGCCTGCGCTAATGAAACTGAGTGTGCCCTTTCGCCTTGGGCTGGTACAACACGGTAAGTGGGACGAGCAGTGGCAACGGCGGCTGGCTGCCTCACCGTTTTACCGGGGCGAGGTGGTATTCCTGCTCAACCCGCCCCCGCGCGACATCTCCCCATTCTGGTTTCTCACCATCGGTGATACTGCGCACCCACGCCTATCTCTGCCCGCACGATGA
- the cpxP gene encoding cell-envelope stress modulator CpxP — translation MRGTIITLSCASLLMLVSGTVMATENSVTDNDIQSHAAESNTNVPGHCYRDDSATKRGASQQSMFDGVKLTENQRQQMRDLMRQMRYEQPIYDANDVETMHQLMTAENFDAPAVQALVTKMVQAQITHKVEMARISNQMYNMLTSEQKAILNQKHEQVMQAVRQQMPASTTAPQRVEQRLTPLQQGLANGNE, via the coding sequence ATGCGGGGCACCATCATCACATTATCCTGTGCTTCGTTGCTGATGTTGGTCAGCGGTACTGTTATGGCAACTGAAAATAGCGTGACCGATAACGACATACAAAGCCATGCTGCCGAAAGCAATACGAACGTACCGGGGCACTGTTATCGGGACGACTCTGCCACGAAACGCGGGGCGAGTCAGCAGAGTATGTTTGACGGTGTGAAATTAACCGAGAATCAGCGCCAGCAAATGCGCGATTTAATGCGCCAGATGCGTTATGAGCAGCCGATTTATGACGCTAATGATGTAGAAACCATGCATCAGTTAATGACGGCAGAAAATTTTGATGCTCCGGCCGTTCAGGCGCTGGTGACAAAAATGGTGCAGGCGCAAATTACGCATAAAGTGGAAATGGCCCGTATCAGCAACCAGATGTACAACATGCTGACGTCAGAGCAAAAAGCAATTTTGAATCAAAAACATGAACAAGTTATGCAGGCGGTGCGCCAGCAAATGCCCGCCTCAACTACAGCCCCTCAGCGTGTTGAGCAACGTTTAACGCCGCTCCAGCAAGGGTTAGCGAACGGTAATGAGTAA
- the cpxR gene encoding envelope stress response regulator transcription factor CpxR, which yields MNKILLVDDDRELTSLLRELLEMEGFNVVVAHDGEQALSVLDDSVDLLLLDIMMPKKNGIDTLKEVRQRYQTPVIMLTARGSELDRVLGLELGADDYLPKPFNDRELVARIRAILRRSNWTDQQQSGEASAPIIEVDALRLNPGRQEASFDDVVLDLTGTEFTLLYLLAQRLGQVVSRDHLSQEVLGKRLTPFDRAIDMHISNLRRKLPERKDGLPWFKTLRGRGYLMVSTA from the coding sequence ATGAACAAAATCCTGTTGGTTGATGACGATCGCGAGCTCACATCCCTGTTGCGGGAATTGCTCGAGATGGAAGGCTTTAACGTCGTTGTCGCCCATGATGGCGAACAGGCGTTAAGCGTGTTGGATGATTCGGTGGATTTGTTACTGCTGGATATCATGATGCCGAAGAAAAACGGCATCGATACGCTCAAAGAAGTGCGCCAGCGTTACCAAACGCCGGTGATTATGCTTACCGCACGCGGCAGCGAGCTTGATCGCGTACTGGGTCTGGAACTGGGCGCGGACGATTATCTGCCTAAGCCATTCAATGACCGCGAATTGGTTGCCCGTATCCGCGCCATACTGCGCCGTTCAAACTGGACCGATCAACAGCAGTCTGGCGAAGCCAGCGCCCCGATTATTGAGGTGGATGCGCTCAGGCTGAACCCCGGTCGCCAGGAGGCGAGTTTTGATGATGTCGTGCTGGATTTGACCGGTACTGAATTTACCTTGTTATATTTGCTGGCGCAGCGTCTGGGGCAAGTCGTCTCCCGCGATCACCTGAGCCAGGAAGTGCTGGGTAAACGTTTAACGCCGTTTGACCGCGCCATTGATATGCACATCTCCAACCTGCGGCGCAAATTACCGGAACGCAAAGATGGGCTGCCCTGGTTCAAGACATTGCGCGGCAGGGGCTACTTGATGGTATCTACCGCATGA
- a CDS encoding ABC transporter substrate-binding protein: MQEKFNYLNISALSLLLIAGVSHAAVSPETRSLDELYQRALKEGNEVTVYAGGDTAGQQDGIKKAFEKRFPGIKLNVIVDYSKFHDARIDNQLVSGTLVPDVVQLQTLQDYPRWKQEGVLLNYKPRGWDKIYPAFRDQDGAWTGVFVDAFSNVVNTKALSEKEWPREAKDYLNPSLKGKIVVTWPNDDDAVLFWFKQVVDQYGWEYVQKFVEQAPQLVRGTQAPADDVESGKAVATFSTDGSLVPDEKAHSRFVLPQNDPFVSWAQRAAIMKGAKHPDAARLYLNWLTDKETQQNTWYMWSVRTDVTPPKGYKPIWEYKNTHPDAFAAFMQDREAVERFRSQMTLYFGEVKGEPSPGWLGLHPREALAH; this comes from the coding sequence ATGCAAGAGAAATTTAACTATCTGAACATCAGCGCACTGTCGCTTCTGCTTATCGCCGGCGTGTCACATGCCGCGGTGTCGCCTGAGACACGTTCCCTTGACGAACTTTACCAGCGAGCACTGAAAGAAGGTAACGAAGTCACGGTCTATGCCGGTGGCGACACCGCGGGTCAGCAAGATGGCATCAAAAAGGCGTTTGAAAAACGATTCCCGGGTATAAAACTGAACGTGATTGTCGATTACAGCAAGTTTCACGATGCACGTATTGATAACCAACTGGTGAGCGGCACGCTGGTGCCTGACGTTGTTCAGTTGCAAACGCTACAGGATTACCCGCGCTGGAAACAAGAAGGTGTGTTGCTGAACTACAAGCCCAGAGGATGGGACAAAATTTATCCGGCGTTCAGGGATCAGGACGGCGCATGGACAGGTGTTTTTGTGGACGCGTTCTCAAACGTTGTTAACACAAAAGCCCTGTCTGAAAAGGAGTGGCCAAGAGAAGCTAAAGACTATTTAAACCCGTCACTGAAAGGAAAAATTGTCGTTACCTGGCCAAACGACGATGATGCGGTGCTTTTCTGGTTTAAACAGGTCGTAGACCAATATGGCTGGGAATACGTTCAGAAGTTTGTCGAGCAAGCCCCGCAGTTAGTCAGAGGGACGCAGGCCCCTGCCGATGATGTCGAGAGCGGCAAGGCCGTAGCGACCTTCTCAACCGACGGCAGCCTGGTGCCGGATGAAAAAGCCCATTCGCGTTTCGTCCTCCCACAAAATGACCCCTTCGTCTCCTGGGCTCAACGGGCAGCCATCATGAAAGGAGCCAAACACCCTGATGCCGCCAGGCTCTATCTCAACTGGCTCACGGACAAAGAGACGCAACAAAATACCTGGTACATGTGGTCTGTCAGAACAGATGTGACGCCGCCCAAAGGCTATAAGCCTATCTGGGAGTACAAAAATACCCATCCTGACGCCTTTGCCGCCTTCATGCAGGACAGAGAAGCTGTTGAACGTTTCCGCTCACAGATGACACTCTACTTCGGCGAAGTGAAAGGCGAGCCCTCACCAGGATGGTTAGGCTTACACCCACGCGAAGCCTTGGCACATTAA
- a CDS encoding TetR/AcrR family transcriptional regulator: MVNDQKPRLQPASRAKSAQTKERILEAASEIIRHDGLHACTQRAIAAELNISPGTITWHFRMLDDLHDAVIRNAVENFKSQTLTWFSECPPDKPEVQLTRFLCWTIQQQARLLREYELFVAAVARPRLRESAMAWVKTHSVIVQERFRMNAKQADAVVAYTDAWLLRSLLSEGTEQPDERMTERVFLSIIQTP, from the coding sequence ATGGTTAATGACCAAAAACCCAGGCTTCAGCCTGCTTCACGCGCAAAAAGCGCACAGACCAAAGAACGCATTCTGGAAGCCGCATCAGAAATAATCCGGCACGACGGGCTGCACGCTTGTACTCAGCGGGCCATCGCCGCTGAACTGAATATTTCACCCGGTACGATTACCTGGCATTTCAGAATGCTTGACGATCTGCACGATGCCGTTATCAGAAATGCGGTTGAAAATTTTAAATCACAGACGCTGACGTGGTTCAGTGAATGCCCACCGGACAAGCCTGAAGTGCAGTTAACCCGGTTTCTTTGCTGGACGATACAGCAGCAAGCGCGGCTCCTGCGCGAGTATGAGCTTTTTGTTGCCGCCGTTGCGCGCCCCCGGCTCAGAGAGAGTGCGATGGCGTGGGTCAAAACGCACAGTGTGATTGTGCAAGAACGCTTTCGGATGAATGCAAAACAGGCGGATGCCGTCGTGGCTTACACCGACGCATGGTTACTGCGCAGTCTGCTTAGCGAAGGCACCGAGCAGCCAGATGAACGCATGACCGAGCGCGTTTTTCTTTCCATCATCCAGACGCCGTAA
- the ugpQ gene encoding glycerophosphodiester phosphodiesterase yields MTRDWPYPAIVAHRGGGALAPENTLAAIDIGAQHGHKMIEFDAKLSQDGQVFLLHDDTLERTSNGRGVAGDLPWDTLVGLDAGGWFGPQFSGERLALLSEVAKRCEQYGMAANIEIKPTTGCDALTGRVVALAARALWQGHPIAPLLSSFSLEALAAAQQAAPELPRGLLLDEWDDDWRNLTTRLGCVSIHLNHQLLDEMRVRQLKEAGLRILVYTVNQPERARVLLQWGVDCICTDRIDWIGPQFH; encoded by the coding sequence ATGACCAGAGATTGGCCTTATCCTGCTATCGTCGCTCACCGTGGCGGCGGTGCGCTGGCCCCGGAAAACACGCTGGCGGCGATTGATATTGGTGCGCAACACGGCCATAAAATGATTGAGTTTGATGCGAAATTATCGCAAGACGGCCAGGTCTTCCTGCTGCATGACGACACGCTGGAGCGCACCAGTAATGGCCGGGGTGTCGCGGGCGACTTGCCGTGGGACACCCTGGTGGGGCTGGATGCCGGTGGCTGGTTCGGCCCGCAGTTTAGCGGCGAGCGTCTGGCGCTGTTGTCGGAAGTGGCAAAACGCTGCGAGCAGTACGGCATGGCGGCCAATATCGAAATCAAACCGACCACCGGCTGTGACGCGCTGACCGGTCGCGTGGTGGCGCTGGCGGCGCGCGCGTTGTGGCAAGGCCACCCGATTGCGCCGCTGCTGTCGTCGTTTTCGCTAGAAGCACTGGCTGCGGCACAGCAGGCGGCACCGGAGTTACCGCGCGGCCTGCTGCTGGATGAATGGGACGATGACTGGCGTAACCTGACGACGCGCTTAGGCTGCGTGTCGATTCACCTCAATCACCAACTGCTCGATGAAATGCGCGTCAGGCAGTTGAAAGAGGCCGGGCTGCGCATTCTGGTGTATACCGTCAACCAGCCTGAACGGGCGCGCGTGCTGTTGCAGTGGGGCGTTGACTGCATCTGCACCGACCGGATAGATTGGATTGGACCGCAATTTCATTAA
- a CDS encoding phage tail protein, with translation MGTKYFTLLTRIGEARLAEAISKGQPLEIAQMGVGDGGGSLQIPNPMQTKLVNEKRRASINSLSIDPNNTNQIIAEQVIPENEGGFWLREMGLYDIDGNLIAVANCPETYKPELKEGSGRVQTVRMILIVSRTDAITLNFDPTVALATRRYADTLLSDHVAAANPHKQYAPLVSPALSGVPTAPTAVVGTSNSQLATTAFVKGAIEALVASSPEALNTLNELAAALGNNPNFATTMTNALANKQPLDNTLTALSGKSVAALLNYLGLGSAAQRNVGGMPDQIPDMSHFLVGQSGTLGAFRLPSGHLVQFDSGVLNNVGGFTKSYPVPFPNATLVLIGVMYGTLGLRWVATPNTFDRSAANINFVDATTGNGMTGQTVGYLAIGY, from the coding sequence ATGGGAACCAAATACTTCACGTTGTTGACCCGCATTGGAGAAGCCCGGTTAGCCGAGGCGATATCGAAGGGACAACCGCTGGAAATTGCCCAAATGGGGGTCGGTGATGGTGGCGGCTCGCTGCAAATACCGAATCCGATGCAAACAAAATTGGTGAATGAGAAACGGCGTGCGTCAATTAATTCACTCAGCATTGACCCGAATAACACCAACCAGATAATCGCCGAGCAGGTTATTCCAGAAAATGAGGGCGGTTTTTGGCTGCGTGAAATGGGGTTGTACGATATCGATGGCAATTTAATTGCGGTTGCCAATTGCCCGGAAACCTATAAGCCAGAGCTCAAAGAGGGCTCAGGGCGCGTGCAGACGGTGCGCATGATCCTCATCGTCAGCCGTACCGATGCGATAACGCTCAATTTTGACCCGACGGTGGCGCTTGCCACAAGACGCTATGCCGATACCTTGCTGTCCGATCACGTTGCAGCGGCAAACCCGCACAAGCAATATGCGCCGCTGGTAAGCCCAGCGTTGAGTGGCGTGCCGACGGCACCAACGGCGGTAGTGGGCACCAGTAACAGCCAACTGGCGACCACGGCCTTTGTTAAAGGCGCAATTGAGGCACTGGTAGCCTCTTCCCCGGAGGCACTGAATACGCTCAATGAACTGGCTGCCGCATTAGGTAACAACCCAAACTTTGCTACCACCATGACCAATGCTCTGGCGAACAAGCAGCCGCTGGATAACACGCTGACGGCTCTGTCAGGAAAATCCGTTGCGGCACTGCTCAATTATCTGGGCCTGGGGTCGGCGGCGCAGCGTAATGTTGGCGGTATGCCCGACCAAATCCCCGACATGAGCCATTTTTTGGTTGGGCAGTCTGGCACGCTAGGGGCGTTTCGCTTGCCATCAGGCCACCTTGTGCAGTTTGATTCCGGTGTTTTGAATAATGTTGGCGGATTTACGAAAAGCTATCCCGTGCCGTTCCCTAATGCCACCCTTGTGCTAATCGGGGTGATGTACGGTACGTTAGGTCTCAGATGGGTGGCCACACCGAACACCTTTGACAGGTCGGCGGCGAATATCAATTTCGTCGATGCCACCACAGGTAACGGTATGACGGGGCAAACCGTAGGTTATTTGGCGATAGGTTACTGA